From the Rhizomicrobium palustre genome, the window ATGCGCCGGAGCATGGATGCGCTCATCGCCGAAGGGCTGGTGGAAGGAAATCCCTCCACCTTGGGCTATGTCTTCTGGTGTTCGCTGCATGGCCCGGTGAGTCTCTATCTCGCCGGAAAACTCGATTCCGAAGCGCAACTCGAAACCCTTCTCGATCTTGGCATCAAAGGGCTGCTCGCCGGGCTCGCGCCTGCGCAGGCTTAGATTTTCGCCAAAGCTTTGGCATGCGCCGCGATGATTTTCAGGGTCGAGCCATCGCTGGCGAAGACGGAATTGCGCCCTTGCGGTTCTTGCGGCGGATCGCCGACATAGGTGGTGTCGCCGGGCTTCATCACATAATCGGGATGCAGGGCTTGGCCTTCGCCGCCCCAAGCCCAGAAATTACTCCCGGCAAGCGGGCCGCCTTTCTTGGCGCTCTCTTCCACCGCCTTATAGACCATCGCGAAAAAGCGATCCCGATGCGTGGTGAGCGCCTCGGGCCCATTGCGGTTTTCCTCGCGCGGAAAGCCGAATTCCTCAAGCACCAAAGGCTTTTTGAGCGTTTCGGCGAGCTTGATGTGGGTATTGATATAGGCCCGGCATTTGGCTTCACCGCTCTCATAGCTGGTGTCGAGCTTTAAGGGATCGATCCAGCTCCAATTCTGCGGCCACATATGGAAGGTGACGTAATCAATCGCTTTCGGCGCGTGGGCTTTAAGGACGCATTCGGTGCTTTCCAAGCAGCCCATGACCCCTTCATTGCCGGTGGAGACGAGGTGGTTTGGATCACGCGCCTTGATGAAGGCCGCGGTGCGGGCAAGAAAGGCGTAGAAGGCGGCGAACTTCTCCTTGGAAGGCGTGCCGCCCGGGCGCGGCTCATTGGCGATCTGCCAGGACATGATGGTGGGATCGTCGCGATAGGCTTTGCCCGTCACCGTGTTCACCCGCGCGATGATCGCGGCGATATACTCCTCGTACAGAGCAATCGCCTTGGGGCTGACATAAAAACCAGCGGAGAAATCGGCAAATTCGGGCCAGGGATGGGCTGGATCGTTCAGATTGATGAAATGGCCACCATTGGTCCAGGCCTGATAGGTGACCATGCCGCCTGACCATTCCCAGAAATTATTGAGGAAGAGCACGGCCTTCATGCCGCGCCCCGCCATTTCAGCAAGGGTGAAGTCGAGCCCTTGCAGCAGCTCCTCGTTATAAGGCGGCTTGGGTCCATGAATGGCAGGCTTCAAGGAATTGTCGAGCGGCGACTCCTCGCCCGAGGCCAGAATGCGCAGATTGCTGAGGCCGTTCCTCTTCAGCACATCCAACTCGCGCTTTAATCTTTCGCGATGGCCGAGTTTTCCTTGGCTGCCGAGATACGGGGCGTACCAAAGATTGGTGCCCGCGAAGCGATATGGCTTTCCGCCGTTCAAGAATCCGGTGCCGGAGACGCTGACAAAAGCAGAGGGTGGGATCACTGCCGCACCGCTCGAAGAGGCGCATAAACCCGCCGTTCCTGCCACAAATCCTCGCCGCGTCAGCATCGGCTTCTCCCCACCAGATCTACCCGAACGCCAGTCCTACCACTGCTTGCGTGTTCGCCGTAGAGTATGCACGACAAAGGCGAAGATTTGTCCGGCGCCCCGCCGCCGTGGCCCAGAGTCGCAGTATTCATGGACTGTGCATCGCTTTTCAGCGCTGAATGTGGTTTATGCTGGCGTGGTTGTAAGGGGTTCTGATGATCAGTTCGGGACAACTCAGGGCAGCGCGTGCGCTTCTGGGTCTAGATCAGCGTCAACTTGCCGATATAGCAGGCCTTTCGGTGCCCACCATCCAGCGGATGGAGGCTTCGGACGGGGTCATCCGGGGCAATGTCGATTCGCTGATGAAGCTGATCGGCGCCCTGGAATCGGCCGGCATCGAGTTGATCGGTGAAGGCGTGGCTTCGCCTGCCGGTGGTCGCGGCATCCGGCTGAAAAAGAAGCCCTGACCCGGCTTTTCACGGGTATTCTCATGTTTCTCTGGCGCAGGCATCGCCGCGCCCAAAAGGTTCCATCATGTCCGCTCGTCCCACCATTCGCGTCAAACCCAAGGAAGGAAAGCGCGCCCGCGCTGGTGCCCCTTGGCTGTTCTCCAACGAAATCGAGATGGCCAAGCAGCTTGCTCCCGGCAGCCTCGTTAATGTGATGCTGGATGACGGCAATTCTCTCGGCACCGGCTTCTTCAATCCCAAGAGCCTGATCGCGGTACGCCTCATCGATTCCGCGCTGGATCGCGCCATCGATGAAGCTTTCTTCGTGGAGAAGCTGTCGCGCGCGCTGGCCATTCGCGAGGCGCTGTTTGAAGCGCCCTATTACCGTCTCGTCCATGCCGAGGGCGATGGTCTTCCCGGCCTCAACATCGATCGCTTTGGCACCACCTTCACGGTGCAGATCTCGACGGCGGGCATGGAAGCGCTGAAAGACGTGATCCTCTCGGCGCTGAAGAAGGTTGCCGCGCCGGCCAAGATCATCTTGCGCGCCGATGCGCCGTCGCGTGCCCTGGAAGGGCTTGAGAGCTATGTCGATGGCACGGGCCGCATCACGGTGGAAGAAAACGGCGTCACCTATTTTGCCGATGCGGGCGCGGGCCAGAAGACCGGCTGGTATTACGATCAGCGCGAGAACCGCGCCTTTATGGCGAAACTCGCCAAAGGCAAGACCGTGCTTGATGCCTATTCCTATGTCGGTGGTTTCGCGCTCGCCGCAGCAAATGCGGGCGCCAAGGAAGTAGCAGGTCTGGAAAGCTCAGGCCCGGCGGTAGCGCTGGCTGAGGAAGCGGCCGCGGCCGCGCATCTGCCTGCCAAATTTTTGAAGGTCGATGTTTTCGACGAGCTGGAGCGCCTCGTCTCCGCCAAAGAGACTTTCGATGTTGTGATCGGTGATCCGCCGCCTTTCGTCAAAGCAAAGAAGGATTTGGAGGCCGGCGCCAAAGCCTATCGCAAGCTGGCGCGGCTTTGCGCGCAAACCACGGCGCCCGGCGGCTTTCTTTTCCTCGCCTCCTGCTCACACAATATTGCGATGGATCGCTTGGCCTATGAATGTGCCATGGGTATCGCGCGCGCGGGCCGTCAGGCGCGGCTCATCCATCAGGCAGGTGCGGGCCCGGATCACCCGGTCCACCCCATGCTGCCCGAAAGCGCCTATCTCAAGGCGCTGGTCTACGCGCTGGATTAACCCGCGCGAACGGCTCTTATCTGTTTGTAGGTATGGCCGGGCTTTGACCCGGCCATTTCTTCTAGATCGTCACCTGTGCGCCAAGCTCGACCACGCGGTTCGGCGGCAGGCGATAGAAGCGTGCTGGCGACAGCGCGTTCGAAGCGAGCTGGATATAAAGCCAGGTGCGCCAACGGCCCAAGGTTGGATTCTCGCTCGGCACCAGCAGCTCCCGCCCCACGAAGAAGGTCGTGGTTTCCGGATCGATAGCGAGGCCCCAGCCGCGCGCCTCTTGCAGCGTCTTGGGCACGTCGGGCACTTCGAAGAAGCCGTGATGGATCATCACGGTGTAAAAGCCTTTGCCCAGCTTCTCGACCGTCAGGCGTTTTTGCGGCGCCACGAAAGGCGTGTCATCGACCACGACCTGCGTGATCAGCACGCGTTCATGCAGCACTTTGTTGTGCTTGAGATTGTGTAAGAGCGCGCCCGGCACCACATCGGCGCGCGCGGTCAGGAACACTGCGGTTCCAGCAACCCGCACCGGCGATTTATCGGCGCGTTCCAGGAAGAGCGCCATCGGCATGGATTCATTGCGGATGCGCTCAAGCTGATTGCGCCGCCCCATGCGCCAGGTTCCCATCAAGGTGTAGACGCAGGCCGCGATAAAGAGCGGCAGCCAGCCGCCTTCGGTGATCTTCAGCGCATTGGAGCTGAGGAAGAAAAGATCGATCAGGCCCAAAAGTCCGAACACCGGAATCGCCATCCAGCGGTTCCATTTCCAGGTTCTGACCGCCACCAGGCCCACCAGCATGGTGGAGATGAACATCTCACCGGTCACCGCGATGCCATAAGCGGCGCCCAAGGAGTTCGAGCTCTTGAAGATCAGCACGATCAGAACGACGCCGACGCAAAGCACCGCATTCATGCGCGGCACATAGATCTGGCCGTAATCGGTCGCTGAGGTGTGGCGGATTTCCATGCGCGGCAGCATGCCGAGCTGCACGGCCTGACGGGTGATGGAGAACACGCCCGATATCACCGCTTGGCTGGCGATGGAGGCGGCAATGGTGGCCAGCGCTACCAGCGGGAGCTGGGCCCAATGCGGCGCCACGGCATAAAAGGGATTGGCAAGACTGTGGGGATCGCGCAAGAGCGCCGCGCCCTGGCCGAAATATTCCAGGAACAGCGCGGGCAGCACGAAGAAAAGCCAGGCGGCGCGGATCGGCCCTTTGCCGAAATGGCCCATATCCGCATAAAGGGTTTCGCAGCCCGTTACCGCCAGCACGATGGAGCCCAGGCTCACAAAAGCGGTCCAGGGCTCATCGACAAACAGCAAGAGCCCGTAATGGGGCGAGAGGGCCGCGAGGATCTCTGGCGTCTTGGAGATGGAGACCGCGCCCATCACGCCCATGACCAGGAACCACAGCACCATCACCGGGCCGAACACCTTGCCCACCTGGGCTGTGCCGCGCGATTGCAGCGCGAAAAGGCCAAGCAGGATCACCAGCGACAAGGGAACGACCAGCGCCTCGAAATGGTGGTTGGTGGCCGAAAGCCCTTCCACGGCGGATAACACGGTGATCGCCGGGGTCAGCATGCCGTCGCCGAAGAACAGCGACAGACCCAGAATGGCGCCAATGCCGATAGCGACCTTCAGCCGCCGGTCGAGGCCCTGAATGCGATGCGCCAGAGACGCCAGCGCCAGCTCGCCGCCTTCGCCGTCATTGTCGGCGCGCATGATGAGGGTGACGTATTTGAACGTCACCACGATCAGCAGCGACCAGAAGATCAGCGAGACCACGCCATAGATGGCCTGATCCAACGGGGCGTGCTGCTGGGCGGCAAGCGCAGATTGATGCAGCGCATAAAGCGGGCTGGTGCCGATGTCGCCGAACACCACGCCCAAGGCCGCGAGCGTCAGAAAAGCTTTCCTGCGGAAGGTTTGCGCTTCGGGCGCATGATGGCCACCCAGCGCGGCTGCCCCTTCCAGGGGATCGTCGGGTAAAGCTTTTTCGGGATTAGGCTGATCGGGGGGAAGGGAAGTGCTCACGGCGCCATCGTCAAAGGGTTGAGGGCCAATATTTCGCGCGCGCGGACAATATCCACCCCCACGCCCCCGTCAATCGGAGCTCTCCCTCATGTGTATGGCCTATCAGTTGGGTAAGGCATCATCCAGGACGTCGTCGGCCAAAAGGGCGGCGATGGCATCGCGCTTACGCCCGCCTTCAGCCACCGGGACATCCTCCGGGCTACGGCTTGGAACTGTCGAATCACCCCGGCCTGGTCCGATAAACCCTTGAACGGGATAAAGTTTTGTTCCCCAGGCGCCGGTGCGCTGATTGAACACCCGAACCAGACTCCAATCATTGGCTGGGCTGACATCGCGCACCGGATCGTCGGTATAGATCGCCCCATCATCCAGCCAATTGGCGTGATCGACCCGGATTTCGCGGGGATCGGTGATCTCGCGCACCACCGCCACATGGCCGCGGTTCGGTCCGGCATAGTTATAGAGCACCATCACGGCGCCTTCCGCAGGGGTGTAGCCGCGGACATAGCGTCCTTCGGCCTTATCCCACCAGGTATAGGCATCGCCGGTCAATTTCACCTGGGAGTGATCGCGCGCATAAGGCACACATTGCAGCACGCCGCTTTTCGGCGCCGGACGCGCGCCGCGCTGAGCCGACGGGCCGTAATCGCTATCGTAGCCCGGCCCGCTGGAAACGCAGCCAGATAAGGCAAGGCATAAAAGCCCGGCCAATGTGAGCCGTGGAACAATCCCCACCATCTTAGATCCTCGCACCCCAAGCTCTGCGACGTTGGTGGAACGCTAGCAAAGCCCTTTCAAGGCCACGTTAGGCAATTGTCTCGAATTTGACGGAAATTGCGCGTCACGGAAAGTCCGTATCTGGCGCAGCAGGCAATCCATCGCACTCTGTTCGCCCTGTTTACACTGTCTTCGCATGCTGTCTCCAAAGCCTTGATATGTCTTGTGACCTATCTTGGCACAGAGGTTGCGAA encodes:
- a CDS encoding KUP/HAK/KT family potassium transporter; this translates as MSTSLPPDQPNPEKALPDDPLEGAAALGGHHAPEAQTFRRKAFLTLAALGVVFGDIGTSPLYALHQSALAAQQHAPLDQAIYGVVSLIFWSLLIVVTFKYVTLIMRADNDGEGGELALASLAHRIQGLDRRLKVAIGIGAILGLSLFFGDGMLTPAITVLSAVEGLSATNHHFEALVVPLSLVILLGLFALQSRGTAQVGKVFGPVMVLWFLVMGVMGAVSISKTPEILAALSPHYGLLLFVDEPWTAFVSLGSIVLAVTGCETLYADMGHFGKGPIRAAWLFFVLPALFLEYFGQGAALLRDPHSLANPFYAVAPHWAQLPLVALATIAASIASQAVISGVFSITRQAVQLGMLPRMEIRHTSATDYGQIYVPRMNAVLCVGVVLIVLIFKSSNSLGAAYGIAVTGEMFISTMLVGLVAVRTWKWNRWMAIPVFGLLGLIDLFFLSSNALKITEGGWLPLFIAACVYTLMGTWRMGRRNQLERIRNESMPMALFLERADKSPVRVAGTAVFLTARADVVPGALLHNLKHNKVLHERVLITQVVVDDTPFVAPQKRLTVEKLGKGFYTVMIHHGFFEVPDVPKTLQEARGWGLAIDPETTTFFVGRELLVPSENPTLGRWRTWLYIQLASNALSPARFYRLPPNRVVELGAQVTI
- a CDS encoding CHAP domain-containing protein, encoding MVGIVPRLTLAGLLCLALSGCVSSGPGYDSDYGPSAQRGARPAPKSGVLQCVPYARDHSQVKLTGDAYTWWDKAEGRYVRGYTPAEGAVMVLYNYAGPNRGHVAVVREITDPREIRVDHANWLDDGAIYTDDPVRDVSPANDWSLVRVFNQRTGAWGTKLYPVQGFIGPGRGDSTVPSRSPEDVPVAEGGRKRDAIAALLADDVLDDALPN
- a CDS encoding glycoside hydrolase 5 family protein, which encodes MLTRRGFVAGTAGLCASSSGAAVIPPSAFVSVSGTGFLNGGKPYRFAGTNLWYAPYLGSQGKLGHRERLKRELDVLKRNGLSNLRILASGEESPLDNSLKPAIHGPKPPYNEELLQGLDFTLAEMAGRGMKAVLFLNNFWEWSGGMVTYQAWTNGGHFINLNDPAHPWPEFADFSAGFYVSPKAIALYEEYIAAIIARVNTVTGKAYRDDPTIMSWQIANEPRPGGTPSKEKFAAFYAFLARTAAFIKARDPNHLVSTGNEGVMGCLESTECVLKAHAPKAIDYVTFHMWPQNWSWIDPLKLDTSYESGEAKCRAYINTHIKLAETLKKPLVLEEFGFPREENRNGPEALTTHRDRFFAMVYKAVEESAKKGGPLAGSNFWAWGGEGQALHPDYVMKPGDTTYVGDPPQEPQGRNSVFASDGSTLKIIAAHAKALAKI
- a CDS encoding class I SAM-dependent rRNA methyltransferase; protein product: MSARPTIRVKPKEGKRARAGAPWLFSNEIEMAKQLAPGSLVNVMLDDGNSLGTGFFNPKSLIAVRLIDSALDRAIDEAFFVEKLSRALAIREALFEAPYYRLVHAEGDGLPGLNIDRFGTTFTVQISTAGMEALKDVILSALKKVAAPAKIILRADAPSRALEGLESYVDGTGRITVEENGVTYFADAGAGQKTGWYYDQRENRAFMAKLAKGKTVLDAYSYVGGFALAAANAGAKEVAGLESSGPAVALAEEAAAAAHLPAKFLKVDVFDELERLVSAKETFDVVIGDPPPFVKAKKDLEAGAKAYRKLARLCAQTTAPGGFLFLASCSHNIAMDRLAYECAMGIARAGRQARLIHQAGAGPDHPVHPMLPESAYLKALVYALD
- a CDS encoding helix-turn-helix domain-containing protein, with the protein product MISSGQLRAARALLGLDQRQLADIAGLSVPTIQRMEASDGVIRGNVDSLMKLIGALESAGIELIGEGVASPAGGRGIRLKKKP